In SAR202 cluster bacterium, a single window of DNA contains:
- a CDS encoding TlyA family RNA methyltransferase — MAPKVGKRRLDVLLHEQGLAESRQRAQALVMAGRVLVDGQKVTKPGTAVAEDARLSVAQGEPYVGRGGHKLAGALDEFGINPEGLVCLDVGASTGGFTDCLLQRGARRVYAVDVGRGQLDYRLRQDPRVVSMEEVNAHHPFELPEKVGLVVIDVSFISLTKVIPNALPHLERPGMVAALVKPQFEAEREEVGKGGIVRDPKVHAKVLGGLVVWSVGQGLRLRGLTTSPITGADGNREFFLWLEQP, encoded by the coding sequence ATGGCCCCAAAAGTTGGGAAGCGACGATTGGATGTGCTGCTCCACGAGCAGGGACTGGCGGAAAGCCGCCAGCGTGCCCAGGCGCTGGTCATGGCTGGCCGGGTCTTGGTGGATGGGCAGAAGGTTACGAAGCCGGGCACCGCCGTCGCTGAAGACGCCAGGCTGTCGGTGGCGCAGGGGGAGCCGTATGTGGGTCGAGGCGGGCACAAGCTGGCCGGCGCGCTGGACGAGTTTGGAATCAACCCCGAGGGGCTGGTGTGCCTGGACGTGGGGGCCTCGACGGGCGGGTTTACCGACTGCTTGCTGCAACGGGGCGCGCGGCGGGTTTACGCCGTAGACGTGGGGCGCGGGCAGCTGGACTACCGCCTGCGGCAGGACCCTAGGGTGGTGTCGATGGAGGAGGTGAACGCCCACCATCCCTTCGAACTGCCGGAAAAGGTGGGACTGGTTGTTATAGACGTGTCGTTCATATCGCTGACCAAGGTGATTCCCAACGCGCTGCCGCATCTGGAGCGGCCAGGTATGGTGGCGGCGCTGGTGAAGCCACAGTTCGAGGCGGAGAGGGAGGAGGTGGGAAAGGGTGGTATTGTCAGGGACCCGAAGGTGCATGCCAAGGTGCTTGGGGGGCTGGTGGTGTGGTCGGTGGGGCAAGGGTTAAGGCTGCGAGGGCTGACGACATCGCCGATAACAGGGGCCGATGGAAATCGAGAGTTCTTTTTGTGGCTGGAGCAGCCGTGA
- a CDS encoding 50S ribosomal protein L34, protein MPKRTFQPKVRRRMRVHGFIRRMRTRGGQSVLKRRRFKGRHRLTV, encoded by the coding sequence GTGCCCAAGAGAACCTTTCAGCCTAAAGTCCGTCGGCGGATGCGCGTCCACGGCTTCATCCGGCGCATGCGCACCCGCGGCGGCCAGTCGGTCCTGAAGCGCCGCCGCTTCAAGGGCCGGCACCGTCTCACTGTTTAA
- the rnpA gene encoding ribonuclease P protein component: MRKDQRLKGKERFSQIFEGSRGWANSRLVLKALPNSSAETRFGLVTSRKVGGAVLRNTLRRRLREIVRVTPVKSGWDVVIIVRSGKTEPSFQELQDALHNLLRRAGLLEPLNPGL, translated from the coding sequence ATGCGTAAAGATCAGAGGCTGAAGGGGAAAGAGCGGTTCTCACAGATTTTCGAGGGAAGCAGGGGTTGGGCCAACTCTCGTCTCGTCCTTAAAGCCTTGCCCAACTCCTCCGCCGAAACCCGCTTTGGACTCGTGACCTCTCGAAAAGTCGGCGGCGCGGTGCTGCGGAACACCCTTAGACGCAGGCTGAGAGAAATAGTGCGCGTCACGCCGGTAAAGTCCGGCTGGGACGTAGTTATTATCGTTAGGAGCGGCAAAACAGAGCCAAGTTTCCAGGAGTTGCAGGACGCCTTGCACAATCTTCTCCGCAGGGCCGGTCTGCTGGAACCCCTAAACCCTGGTCTATAA
- the yidD gene encoding membrane protein insertion efficiency factor YidD gives MKRLALLALELYQKIISPYLPGICRYQPTCSHYGHQAIMTYGVTKGGVLAVKRLARCRPLGGKGYDPVP, from the coding sequence TTGAAGCGTCTAGCCTTACTTGCCCTTGAGCTGTACCAAAAAATTATATCCCCCTACCTGCCCGGCATCTGTCGTTACCAGCCCACCTGCTCTCATTACGGCCATCAGGCTATCATGACCTACGGCGTGACTAAGGGCGGGGTCCTGGCCGTTAAACGGCTGGCGCGGTGCCGCCCCCTGGGAGGCAAGGGTTACGACCCGGTCCCTTAA
- a CDS encoding membrane protein insertase YidC yields the protein MDAIGFLWNEVIIRPMINGLVFLYSILFSNMGLSIIFFTLIVRLILLPLTLKQIHQMRRMTSIQPKLSELRDKYKGDPKRLSQETLGLYKQAGVNPIGCLGPMIIQFPIWIGLYQALIKTLPTNPDSVVSLSEKLYSWLPLVHTAVPLSSQFLWMDLVEPDPSVIVMPLLVGASTWVQQKMSTLPSSDPRQQSTNSMMLWMFPIMLGVLSLTFPSGLSLYWVVSNVVGIGIQYFITGWGPLFAKAPAPVAAPAVVESQPKGEKSEDGKATDSGSVRQERRGSHRNRNARARRRSRRGRS from the coding sequence ATGGACGCCATTGGATTCCTGTGGAATGAAGTGATCATCAGGCCCATGATCAACGGCCTGGTCTTCCTCTATTCCATCCTCTTCAGCAACATGGGCCTGTCCATCATTTTTTTCACCCTTATCGTCCGCCTCATCCTGCTTCCCCTGACCCTGAAGCAGATACACCAGATGCGGCGTATGACCTCCATCCAGCCCAAGCTTTCCGAGCTCCGCGACAAGTATAAAGGCGACCCCAAGAGGCTCTCCCAGGAGACCCTAGGCCTATATAAGCAGGCTGGCGTCAACCCTATAGGCTGCCTTGGCCCTATGATTATTCAGTTCCCCATATGGATAGGCCTCTATCAAGCCCTTATCAAGACCCTGCCCACCAATCCGGACAGTGTCGTCAGCCTCTCCGAAAAGCTCTACTCCTGGCTTCCCCTGGTCCACACCGCCGTGCCCCTCAGCAGCCAGTTCCTGTGGATGGACCTGGTGGAGCCGGACCCCTCCGTCATCGTTATGCCTCTGCTCGTCGGCGCGTCGACGTGGGTACAGCAGAAGATGAGCACCCTGCCTTCCTCCGATCCCCGCCAGCAGTCCACCAACTCTATGATGCTCTGGATGTTCCCTATCATGCTCGGAGTACTCTCCCTTACCTTCCCCAGCGGCCTATCTCTATACTGGGTAGTTTCCAACGTGGTGGGTATAGGTATTCAATATTTCATAACTGGCTGGGGACCTTTATTCGCCAAGGCGCCCGCGCCTGTTGCAGCTCCAGCGGTCGTGGAGTCCCAGCCGAAAGGGGAGAAGTCTGAAGATGGAAAAGCCACAGACTCGGGAAGTGTCCGCCAAGAGCGTCGAGGAAGCCATAGAAATCGCAATGCACGAGCTAGACGCCGCTCGCGACGAGGTCGAAGTTGA
- a CDS encoding protein jag — protein sequence MEKPQTREVSAKSVEEAIEIAMHELDAARDEVEVEVISRGKPGFLGIGSEQARVKVRKLSGSENAGARAMGALNKLLDGMGVSATATLRSAHDPQTGGPQIDLEGDDSGLLIGRNGETLRSLQYVVNLLVNQDRADSVRVTLDVEQYRNRREKALKEMARRVAEKVSSSGRPVTLEPMSPAERRVIHMALANHPRVTTESTGYGMGRRISISPKRGERTGRG from the coding sequence ATGGAAAAGCCACAGACTCGGGAAGTGTCCGCCAAGAGCGTCGAGGAAGCCATAGAAATCGCAATGCACGAGCTAGACGCCGCTCGCGACGAGGTCGAAGTTGAGGTTATAAGCCGGGGCAAGCCTGGATTTCTAGGCATAGGCTCCGAGCAAGCCAGGGTTAAAGTCCGCAAGCTCAGCGGCAGCGAAAACGCCGGCGCCAGGGCTATGGGGGCCCTTAACAAGCTCCTGGACGGCATGGGCGTGTCCGCCACCGCCACCTTGCGCAGCGCCCACGACCCCCAGACCGGCGGCCCCCAGATTGACCTGGAAGGCGACGACTCTGGTCTGCTCATAGGCCGCAATGGAGAAACCCTTAGGTCCCTTCAGTATGTGGTGAACCTGCTGGTAAATCAGGACCGCGCGGACTCTGTGCGTGTTACCCTGGACGTGGAGCAGTACCGCAACCGTCGAGAAAAGGCCCTGAAGGAAATGGCCCGCCGCGTGGCCGAAAAAGTCTCCTCCAGCGGCAGGCCGGTTACCTTGGAACCTATGTCTCCCGCCGAGCGCCGCGTAATCCACATGGCCCTGGCCAACCATCCTAGGGTCACCACCGAGAGCACCGGCTACGGCATGGGGCGCCGCATCTCTATCTCGCCGAAGCGAGGGGAACGCACAGGCCGGGGCTAA
- a CDS encoding amidophosphoribosyltransferase — MVAVYTPEDHAARAVFFGLFALQHRGQESAGIASSDGQTLRVRTSMGLVTQAFREGDLGYLSGPMAIGHTRYSTTGSSRISNAQPFLVSGAHGQLALGHNGNIINALEVRQQVKDQWGCSMASSSDSEALAYMLVNAPGQDWGERVAYCMRNARGAFSVVAQIKDAIIGIKDPLGVRPLCLGKFGKDGWVIASETCALDHIGAEFQRELEPGETVVIDKDGPHSYIWSGRDGKRALCVFELIYFARPDSIIEGSLVYSRRKALGAQLAREQPAQGADLVIGIPDSATAAAVGYAQESGVPYSEGLVKNRYVGRTFIEPDQRLRDLGVQLKLNPLPGVISGKRIVVVDDSIVRGTTTPKVVKMLRRAGATEVHMRICSPPIAWSCHFGVDMATRRELIAANKNIDEIRQWIGADSLGYLSVDGLMEVVEGKQGGFCNACFTGKYPIPVQLEMDKLALERSNTSG; from the coding sequence TTGGTAGCTGTCTACACACCTGAAGACCACGCAGCCCGCGCGGTCTTTTTTGGTCTCTTTGCCCTACAGCATCGAGGGCAGGAGAGCGCCGGTATCGCCTCCTCCGACGGCCAGACCCTGCGCGTCCGCACCTCCATGGGCCTGGTAACCCAGGCCTTTCGAGAGGGCGACCTGGGCTATCTCTCCGGGCCCATGGCTATCGGCCATACCCGTTACTCCACCACTGGCTCCAGCCGGATCAGCAATGCCCAGCCCTTCCTGGTCTCCGGCGCCCACGGCCAGCTAGCCCTGGGACACAACGGCAACATTATTAACGCGCTAGAAGTGCGGCAGCAGGTCAAGGACCAGTGGGGCTGTTCCATGGCGTCCAGCAGCGATTCCGAGGCCCTGGCCTATATGCTGGTCAACGCCCCGGGCCAGGACTGGGGCGAGCGCGTCGCCTACTGTATGCGAAACGCCCGCGGTGCCTTCTCCGTCGTCGCCCAGATCAAAGACGCCATCATCGGCATCAAGGACCCCCTGGGCGTCCGGCCCCTGTGCCTCGGCAAGTTCGGCAAGGACGGCTGGGTTATCGCCTCCGAGACCTGCGCCCTGGACCATATTGGCGCCGAGTTCCAGCGCGAACTTGAGCCTGGCGAGACCGTCGTCATCGATAAAGACGGTCCGCATTCTTATATCTGGTCAGGACGAGACGGCAAACGCGCCCTCTGCGTCTTCGAGCTTATCTATTTCGCCCGCCCCGACAGCATCATAGAAGGCAGCCTGGTCTACTCGCGGCGCAAGGCCCTGGGCGCGCAGCTGGCACGCGAGCAGCCCGCTCAAGGCGCCGACCTGGTCATAGGCATACCCGACTCGGCCACCGCCGCCGCCGTCGGCTACGCCCAGGAGTCGGGGGTCCCCTACAGCGAAGGCCTGGTTAAGAACCGCTACGTGGGCCGCACCTTTATCGAGCCTGACCAGCGCCTTCGAGACCTCGGTGTCCAGCTAAAGCTTAACCCCTTGCCTGGCGTCATATCCGGCAAGCGAATCGTAGTGGTGGACGACAGCATCGTCCGAGGCACCACTACGCCCAAGGTGGTGAAGATGCTGCGCCGCGCCGGCGCCACGGAAGTCCACATGCGTATCTGCTCCCCGCCTATCGCTTGGTCCTGCCATTTCGGCGTCGACATGGCTACCCGCCGCGAGCTTATCGCCGCCAACAAGAACATTGATGAAATCCGCCAGTGGATAGGCGCCGATTCTCTGGGCTACCTCTCCGTTGATGGGCTAATGGAGGTGGTGGAGGGCAAGCAGGGAGGCTTCTGCAACGCCTGCTTTACCGGCAAGTACCCCATCCCCGTGCAGTTGGAGATGGACAAGCTGGCCCTGGAACGCTCCAACACCTCCGGCTAA
- a CDS encoding phosphoribosylformylglycinamidine cyclo-ligase, with protein sequence MTAEAYKAAGVDIQAADAIKENIGAFAAITHNDNVLKGVGFFSGMYRLRGYKEPVLVSTTDGVGTKLKIAVRLGHYESLGIDLVNLNVNDLVPAGATPLFFLDYISFGKLDAQVVEPLLRGMAWACREIGCALIGGETAQSPGLYTGDDFDLAGTMVGVVEESAMVDTSRIAEGDVLLGLPSSGLHTNGYSLVRKVFGIDANPAVLHRRHDELGHTLGEELLIPHRCYYQSLSPHYSKVKGMAHISGGGLIGNVPRVLPRGLAAAIDTSAWKPKPIFKMIQSQGRISTDEMYQVFNMGIGMVLVSSPQRVSALQKALPEAVVIGHVVKQDGPDRVILRRS encoded by the coding sequence TTGACCGCTGAAGCCTACAAAGCCGCCGGCGTCGACATCCAGGCCGCCGACGCTATCAAAGAGAACATCGGCGCCTTCGCCGCCATCACCCATAACGACAACGTGCTCAAGGGCGTCGGCTTCTTCTCCGGCATGTACCGGCTCAGGGGCTATAAGGAACCTGTCCTGGTCTCCACCACTGACGGCGTCGGCACCAAGCTCAAAATCGCGGTGCGCCTAGGCCACTACGAGTCCCTGGGCATAGACCTGGTCAACCTTAACGTCAACGACCTGGTCCCCGCCGGCGCCACGCCCCTCTTCTTCCTCGACTACATATCCTTCGGCAAGCTCGACGCCCAGGTCGTCGAACCCCTGCTTCGGGGCATGGCCTGGGCCTGCCGCGAAATCGGCTGCGCGCTTATCGGCGGCGAGACCGCCCAGTCCCCCGGCCTCTACACCGGCGACGACTTCGACCTGGCAGGCACCATGGTCGGCGTCGTCGAAGAGAGCGCCATGGTCGACACCTCCCGCATCGCGGAAGGCGATGTCCTCCTCGGCCTCCCCTCCAGCGGCCTCCACACCAACGGCTACTCGCTAGTACGCAAGGTCTTCGGCATCGACGCCAACCCCGCCGTCCTCCATCGCCGCCACGACGAGCTAGGTCATACTCTTGGCGAGGAACTCCTTATCCCTCACCGATGCTACTACCAGTCCTTGTCTCCCCATTACTCTAAAGTCAAAGGGATGGCCCATATCTCCGGCGGCGGCCTCATCGGCAACGTGCCGCGAGTGCTGCCCCGTGGCCTGGCCGCCGCCATCGATACCAGCGCCTGGAAACCCAAACCTATCTTCAAAATGATCCAAAGCCAGGGCCGCATCTCCACCGACGAAATGTATCAAGTCTTCAACATGGGGATAGGCATGGTCCTGGTCTCTAGCCCCCAGCGCGTCTCCGCCCTCCAAAAAGCCCTCCCTGAAGCCGTGGTCATCGGCCATGTGGTCAAGCAGGATGGCCCTGACCGTGTTATCCTCCGACGCTCCTAA
- the purH gene encoding bifunctional phosphoribosylaminoimidazolecarboxamide formyltransferase/IMP cyclohydrolase, translated as MKALLSVYDKTGLADFARALHAAGSSLISTGGTYAALAQAGLPVQQVSDLTGFPEILDGRVKTLHPKIHGGILARRDLPQHTAQLAQQGIEPIDVLVSNLYPFVRTVSKPSVTLEDALENIDIGGPAMVRAAAKNFPHVTVIVDPADYSWVSDRLKNGGTSLDERHRLAQKAFAHVSQYDAAVASYLAAKGDGLPSNLSLAYAKISDLRYGENPHQQSALYRPAHGSGGFADAQVLHGKELSFNNILDADAAWRVVSDFSEQAVVVIKHTNPCGLAAHDDQAEAYRRAYEGDTTSAFGGIVGSNRPVTAAAAEAMKGVFYEVVVAPGYEADALETLKKRKNLRILQLSPVAGSAYDLRPVTGALLVQTPDASIDDPTTWQAVTSRKPTSQEMADLAFAWTACKHVKSNAIVLAKDQALVGMGAGQPNRVTSVHLALRAAGDKAKGSRLASDAFFPFPDNVEQAAQGGITAIVQPGGSIRDNESIDAANRHNIAMVFTGRRHFKH; from the coding sequence GTGAAAGCCCTCCTCAGCGTCTACGACAAGACCGGCCTCGCCGACTTCGCCCGCGCCCTCCACGCCGCCGGTTCCTCCCTCATCAGCACCGGCGGCACCTACGCCGCCCTCGCCCAGGCCGGCCTCCCCGTCCAGCAAGTCTCAGACCTCACCGGCTTCCCCGAAATCCTCGACGGCCGGGTCAAAACCCTCCATCCCAAAATCCACGGCGGCATCCTCGCCCGCCGCGACCTCCCCCAGCACACCGCCCAGCTAGCTCAGCAAGGCATCGAGCCCATCGACGTCCTTGTCTCCAACCTCTACCCCTTCGTCCGGACCGTCAGCAAGCCCAGCGTTACCCTGGAGGACGCCCTCGAAAATATCGACATCGGCGGCCCCGCCATGGTCCGCGCCGCCGCTAAAAACTTCCCCCATGTTACCGTTATCGTTGACCCCGCCGACTACTCGTGGGTATCCGACCGCCTCAAAAACGGCGGCACATCTCTCGACGAACGACACCGCCTCGCCCAGAAAGCCTTCGCCCACGTCTCCCAGTACGATGCCGCCGTCGCCTCCTACCTCGCTGCCAAGGGCGATGGCCTCCCCTCCAACCTCTCCCTCGCCTACGCCAAAATCAGCGACCTGCGATACGGCGAGAACCCCCACCAGCAAAGCGCCCTCTACCGCCCAGCCCACGGCTCTGGCGGCTTCGCCGACGCCCAGGTCCTCCACGGCAAAGAGCTGTCCTTCAACAACATCCTGGACGCCGACGCCGCCTGGCGCGTCGTCAGCGACTTCTCTGAGCAGGCCGTCGTCGTCATCAAGCACACCAACCCCTGCGGCCTTGCCGCCCACGACGACCAGGCTGAGGCCTACCGCCGAGCTTATGAGGGCGATACCACTTCAGCTTTCGGCGGCATCGTCGGCTCCAACCGCCCCGTCACCGCCGCCGCCGCCGAGGCCATGAAAGGCGTCTTCTATGAAGTTGTCGTCGCACCCGGCTACGAGGCCGACGCCCTGGAAACCCTCAAAAAGCGCAAAAACCTGCGCATTCTCCAGCTATCCCCCGTCGCCGGCTCCGCCTACGACCTCCGCCCCGTCACCGGCGCCCTCCTCGTCCAGACACCCGACGCTTCCATAGACGACCCCACGACGTGGCAGGCCGTCACCTCCCGCAAGCCCACCAGCCAGGAAATGGCCGACCTCGCCTTCGCCTGGACGGCTTGCAAGCACGTCAAGTCCAACGCCATCGTCCTCGCTAAAGACCAGGCTCTCGTCGGCATGGGCGCGGGCCAGCCCAATCGAGTCACCAGCGTCCACCTCGCCCTGCGTGCCGCCGGCGACAAGGCCAAGGGCAGTAGACTTGCCTCCGACGCTTTTTTCCCCTTCCCCGACAACGTGGAGCAGGCCGCCCAGGGCGGCATCACCGCCATCGTCCAGCCTGGTGGCTCCATCCGTGACAACGAGTC